One genomic region from Fictibacillus marinisediminis encodes:
- a CDS encoding heavy-metal-associated domain-containing protein gives METKIIKIKDIVNEQDADKIAHALQHVWGIGQLDVNIKRGEASISFDEKMASYEDFVQAIHESGYSVEDGELQ, from the coding sequence TTGGAAACAAAAATTATAAAAATCAAAGATATCGTAAATGAACAGGATGCCGATAAAATTGCCCATGCGCTTCAGCACGTGTGGGGGATTGGACAGCTTGATGTAAATATAAAACGGGGAGAGGCAAGCATAAGTTTCGATGAAAAAATGGCTTCCTATGAGGACTTTGTTCAAGCCATCCATGAAAGCGGCTATTCTGTTGAAGATGGTGAGCTTCAATAA
- a CDS encoding DUF1641 domain-containing protein produces MAKAIKQIKKQIHTREEVQEEAVSGIVNELANNSEAILTMIGIVKNLHEMGALDTLSALIEKRNDVGVIAVQQLNKPEMHKTIKNGINAFNFLGTLNPDQLKTMLSGLSKGLERAAESVEKQEKPSLWELGKRMRNPETRATMSMMTEFLQGMGEGISDVPRHNK; encoded by the coding sequence TGGCGAAAGCAATCAAGCAAATTAAAAAGCAAATTCACACCCGGGAAGAAGTGCAGGAAGAAGCGGTTTCAGGCATTGTCAATGAGCTTGCAAACAACAGCGAGGCCATTCTGACCATGATAGGAATCGTGAAAAACCTCCATGAAATGGGTGCCCTGGATACGCTTTCGGCACTGATTGAAAAACGCAATGATGTGGGAGTGATCGCCGTTCAACAATTGAACAAGCCTGAGATGCACAAGACGATAAAAAACGGAATCAACGCTTTTAACTTCTTAGGCACCTTAAACCCGGATCAACTGAAAACCATGCTGTCGGGACTAAGCAAAGGGCTGGAACGGGCGGCCGAATCCGTTGAAAAACAGGAAAAGCCAAGCCTCTGGGAATTAGGCAAAAGGATGAGAAACCCTGAAACGAGGGCAACGATGTCGATGATGACGGAGTTTTTGCAGGGCATGGGTGAAGGTATTTCGGATGTACCAAGACATAATAAATAA